The Zingiber officinale cultivar Zhangliang chromosome 2A, Zo_v1.1, whole genome shotgun sequence genomic sequence gcccaagtaagagattgttggatataattatccctattaggtgggcttatttgtaagttgcatatgtgaatacgatctgaatcctttaaagtgatctaagttagatttattggatTCGGTTGTTGGATGTAGATCTTGTATGTGTAGAACCTTTAGTCCCTCATCTATTATCATTCTGCTCTGTCAACCGCAGAGAGGCTAGCTGATCTGATTTCTCCGACCCTAGGAGCTTAGGTCCACACAATATAGCATATGCCTCTCGACCAAGTGCAGATAGGCCAGCAGTTCGACCCTAGGGGCTCAGTTCTCCACAATAAAATAACACATTCTGCTTTGCCGACCACAGATAGGCTAGCCGATCGGATTTTCTTGACCCCTGGGACTCAGCTCCCCACAACACAACATATGCCTCTTGGCCAAGCATAGAGAGGCTAGCTGGTCGGGTATCCCCCACCCCAAGGGCTCAAATCACCATGGCAAAATAACACATTCCACTTTGCCGATCGCAGAGAGGCTAGCCGATCGGAttttacactacaacaaaaatgttaaaagacaacacccctacgacaacagttttaagagaaagcattgCGTATgcactcaaagacaacggtttttgccaaaaccgttgtctttgaactccccattaaatataaaagacaacggttttgtgaaaactgttgtcattgagcaacttttttttaaaacaacaacactttttacaacggtttataaaactgttgtctttaagcgcgtttttaggggctacgacaacagttttgataaaaccgttgtctttgactttattcgtTTCGTCATTTTCCCCCTgcagttttgctttccctctctccGAAAATCTTTTTAGCGCTGTGTTTCCCGTTCGCATTCTCgaaccctaagaaatttttcattCCCTTTCCCATCCCCCCACTTCGCTCTCTCTATGTTGCATGGTGAGATGTGGACTGCAATGTAAGAGTTGGAACCCTTGCTCACTGCATGTCTAGCGATCTTAAGGTCTAAACTTGACACAAGGTGTGGTTTTACTCGCGCTTTGCTCCCATTTTTTGTCTTGTTTCTTGGGTTTCATCCTAGTTCTGCTGATGTCTAGTCTGGGAGGGCTGGATCTGCTTTCCTTGTGCTTCAGTGTTCACGATTCGGGCGTGCAACATTCTTTTTCGGCATGATTTGTGTTATTTTGGGGCTTGCGACTCGTCTACCATCAAAAGATGGTATTTTTATGTATTTGGGGTCGATTTATAATTTCCCTTTGTCTTTTTCCCCATATCTTTAGTTTCTCTTGGATTGATGAGATTTTTAGGGTTCCTTTAAAGAGAAAAGATACATTTATGTAATTCCAACTCATGATTGTTAGCATGTTGGCATGGAACTTGTGCCAAGAGCAGCTCCTTTTTCCTCAAGGAGAAGCCTGTGCTATGTGCAAATTATGATAATGTAGTATGTGCTTACATGTACTAATTTACATATTAACATGATTTTATACTCATACCATATAATTTGATAGAGATGCTCATATGGAACTTAACACTCTTCAGGTCATCAGCATGTGTGAAGGTTCAGCAACATATGCCTGAAAGCTTGCTGCAGAAGATTGGATAAATGTTGACGCTCtgtttaattaattcttaataagTTGTATAGTTGCATCAACTAGTTGCAAATATGGCTGGCAAGATTTCTTGCAAAATAACAGTTACTGGCCGAAGTGGATTTATAAGCTCATTCTCAAATGTATCACATTATACCGGATCAACATCTTTGAGAAAGACCATTGGCTTTAAGAAACTATGAAATAATTCATTGTTGTTATTCTGAGTGAAATGTGATCGATATGGTATACTCtagattctctttttttttttctttcatgtgTTTTTTTACAATTAAACTTCTTTTGTAGTCTCCAGTTTAATTAATTAGCTTACTCATAACTAAATTGCTAATTCAAATGGTCATAGATGTATGGTCAGACTACATTTCTGTGCAACCTTTTGACTATGTCGCCATTTGTTTTGATATCATCTTTTCGcttgtttattattgttttgcTTTGGTGATATTTTTCCATGGAATTTTTATGCACTAGTGGCATAACAAGACTAAATGATCGGGCACGCCAAGATGCTGCTGTTCTTCGACTTGGATTTCTTAAGCTTGATGGTATAACATCTTCTTTAGTCTATACTTTATCTGAATATAATAGAGTTTTCACTTGTTCTTTAGAGTTCCTTCAATATTTTTGAAGTGCTAACATTTATGTAATGTGGAAGCTCGTGCAAGGGAGGACACAAGGAAGATTGACCTTGGTGTTAAGGAAAAGGCTGCTCGGTTGAAGCATTTAGCCACTGTATGTTTTCTAGCTTAGCTTTTCCAATTTTAGCCAAAAATCTCTTTTTTATCTGCATGGCTTGATTTATTCATGCATATCTTGAAGGACAGGGCTCAATCTGATCTGAAGAGAGTAGCAGATCAGCATTGGAGTGATGGGGCCTTAGAGGTTTCTCTTTTTCTGTAGTATTTAACAGCAATTATTCAGTTTCTTTAGTCGTGATTTTCTACTTTTTCCTTCATTATTTATTTGGAAAAACCatcatcaaattttattttgagttgtaaagaagatcctctatattcaatattctggaatGAAGATTATTGTATTATTTCTCAATCTAAAAGGAAATTCCATTCAGAATGAAACTACAGTGGCTTCATAAGAATGAAGCAATCATCTGGCAagtgttttgaaccaaacttGATAGGGTAGATGTATTTCACAGCCATTTGAAATCTTTTTTAAATGTGAGGAATGGAAGGGTATTAAATCAGAGTGGAAGAGGGAGGGAAAACACAACAtgtaggcaaaaaaaaaaaaaaactgatgaccagcctttataattttaaattttttttggaggAATGGTTACTGAATAAAACTTTAACAAGCTACCAAAGTGTTTGTTGAAATGTGCTACATACTCCATTGTAGATTGCGTCCAAGGAATATATGAAATAGTTTAGTTTTGGTTGCTGAGCTAATATTCTGCTTGTTTTCTCATAATATTGCAAGTTAATTATTGTCCATAATATTATGTGTATATTGGATATCAAGTGTGGATTATAGTTTCTTTTATGAGTTAATGGAAGAAATTACGTGACTGTGTGACTATGGAGTTTGTGGAAGTTGTTATTGATGACCATAACAACCCTGTTAAAGTGTCTTTTGATATATTTATTTTACATCTAATTATAACTGTATAATTTTCTTCAAAACATTTTGAGTTTGACCAGGCCGACTTACGACGAGCTGACTTCATATTTAGACGACGTGCCATGGAAGATGCATACATGGCATTGAAGGTAGAAGATGTATGCTTTTTTTTCCAATATCGTTGTGGTGTAAGTTTAATCATGTATATTACTTGCATAAGTGTCATATGATTAACTAGTTTAAAAAATGCGGAGTCTAGTTTATATcccataaattttttgaaatgattATAATGTTCATTGTCCTTTGTTATGTTGTTTTACTATAATTCAGTACACAAGATGCAAGTAATGTGAATAATCTGTCTCTCTTGTGCAGTTTATAAGAAACATTCATGACATGATGGCAAACAAATTTTACCAATTGTAAGTCTTTCACCTCAATATCAAACTTTCTTACATGTAGTGACTCCTGTTAAAATTGTTTCTTGCACACTTTTGTGTTTATATGGCATTCATGATCAATCATTCATTTTGTTGAAACAATTCCTTGTAGTCCTTCAAATGAAAGGTCTTTCTCTCTCAAAGATAAAATGGGATTCATTACACTCAAAAAGAATGGGAAAGCTCTTGATCTATTTGCAGATGAGGTCACAACAGACCGTATGCAAGCCATTCAGGTGCTTTAATGTGCATActtttttgttctatttttgtTTATGAATGCTTCATTTCACATGTTATTGTTTGTTTTAGGAAGCTTATTGGACTATGGCATCTGCCTTACTACCATCTAGTCCATGATTCTAGCACAAGTCTTATGGCTCTGAGAACTATCATCTAACAGTTTTCACTAGGATGTAACTATCTTACAACGATGAGTCTCGAAGCTTCAATGCAGCTATTTGGTGATGCTAAGGCCAAATATCTAAATCCTTATCTATTTCATCCCGGTTTCTCATAAGTGTTCTTGGTGACATCGTACTACTAGTTTTAGTGATGTATAGACActtctcctcaaatgactaatcCAATTCGAGACTTCTGCTCCATTTGAACTTGTTTAAACCAAGGAACCATGCTGTTTTCCCTTGATGCTATGCTGAACTGccttgctcttggattcactttTCGGTTATTCCACAGGAATTGAGTGTTGTCCTGGAATTGCTTTATATTTTATGTAGAATTTTCTCTTCCGTTTTGTAGACATTGAGTGTTGTCCTGGAATTCTGGAAATCCTTCTCTCATGTCCAGGTATTAGAGGTATGTAAAATGTTTATTCTATAGTTATAGTTCAAGCAGTACTTACTACAattatcttttttcttatattttatacttttctttgataagttttgtttaattttgctCTTGCAGGATGTAACtcgggcaattcgtgaggcttgagattttggatgcaaggagtgagctttgttaggttataaattgccttgctaatgtgtaaaagtcatatgaagaacagtaatggaaaacatgtgatttatggttTGATACTACTAAATTTGATGaatacaactcattttgtatgttttgtattggtggtttgcttatattaaaaatataattgttgTTTGGTATTATCACgttacaacatgaacattaaagacaacggttagaaACGTTGTAAAAAATACGTAAACCACAacggtttttttttttgtgaaaagtgataaaagacaatggttttatcagttgtaaaagcatattaaaattatattacaaCAGTTTATAACTATTGTAAAATACAAAacg encodes the following:
- the LOC122043788 gene encoding senescence-associated protein OSA15, chloroplastic-like, which produces MEFLCTSGITRLNDRARQDAAVLRLGFLKLDARAREDTRKIDLGVKEKAARLKHLATDRAQSDLKRVADQHWSDGALEADLRRADFIFRRRAMEDAYMALKFIRNIHDMMANKFYQFPSNERSFSLKDKMGFITLKKNGKALDLFADEVTTDRMQAIQEAYWTMASALLPSSP